The Lathyrus oleraceus cultivar Zhongwan6 chromosome 5, CAAS_Psat_ZW6_1.0, whole genome shotgun sequence genome includes the window ACACAATTGATAATTGAAGAAagaaataaaagataaaaatTGGGGAAGTAATAGAATTAGGATTTTATCGAAGTAGGGGAAGAGGAAGAAGAATTTTTGCAGAGTAACCCTCTGCTCTCAAAGTGAGATTTATTCAACTTGTGCAACTGCACTTCTGTTGTGTTGTATTACAATCAATAAgggttactccctatttatagtTTTTGGACTTGCTTGCTCCTCAAATAAAatccaaaatacttaattctgCTAACACTACAAAATTAGGCCTTAGTAAAAATCCATGCCGAGGCTAACTCCTCGACACTTCGACAACTAGGTGTTCGACAACAAAATGCTTGGACGCTAtgaattacaattcaacaatgATGACTCGAAATTAGTCAACAAAATAATGCTTTTCAAAATAAACTATAAGAgaatgaatatatatatatatatatatatatatatatatatatatatatatatatatatatatatatatatatatatcgaaCTCATGATCTATATATATCAAACGTTTATTTTATATAATCGTTGCAATAGATAATGCATTCTCTAATTTATCACAAATGTCTGACGTGATTATTTTATGAGAAAAGGGGTGATGCACTGACATTGTAAATTTATTTTACACTGTCAACCAATGACGACCATGCATCCCGCCAAGTCAGactgaaaattttaaaatactgATATAACATGACGAAATGATATATTCCTATTGGATGacagtgtaaaaaaaatttataCTGTCAGTACATCACCATTAAACTCTTATTTTATATAATCATTACAATAGATAATGCATTATCTAATTTATGACAACAATCAGAGTATGACATTTCTTTTCCGCTGCTAGGAGAGAATTTATGTATATAAAATGATAAATTTGTTCGGCCTCAATGTTTTTCCTTTTAACTATTTTAATAATTATGTTTATACTTTTCATAAATATTGTCATTACTTCTAAATACATGCCATGCTAAAATAATTTTTCTTTAAAAACTAAGTGCAATGAGTTTAATTCAcgagtttaattgaaatacactgacagtgtaaagaGATTTTACATCATCAGTTAATCATAGCcgtcggatattaaaagaagtttgacttttatttcaaaaatctataaaataatacaaacgggtgatggtgatgaatcaacggtgtaaaactttttacactgacagaGTATATTAATTAATCTCTTAATTCACTTAATTTGATAAATTTAAGATACTCACGACTTAAACAAATTACTAATGATAAATATTTAACATTTTAAGCATCCCACACAATTTTCCTTTTGCCTCACACATTTCCATAAATAATACATTTTCTATAATTAGCATAAATTCTTCCTTGTTTGATTGTTTCACTCTACCTAGGCATTTTTCTTGGCCATAGAAATTCAAGCAATGGGTATCTTTATATATCAAATATCTTATAAGAGGTTGTCACAGATTCGTTCAATAAAGTAATAATACACCAAAAAGAAAGGGTAAAAAGGGAAAAACTATTTAATTAAAAACATATACTAATAAAATAGtataatagtaataataataataaattaataaattaattagtaaattaaaaaaaaatacttttttttGTTATATATACATGACCCCATTTGTACTAAAAGAATTCATCAACATCTAGGTTTGTACTCTCATCTTACATCTATCTATAATATTGCCTTCTTTTTTGAGGTTCCACACCACAAACAACATTGTTAGCAGAGAGTAAGAACAATGGTTGTTCAAGAACCTCAAAATCTGCTACATGTTGGTAATGGTGATGTTCTTGTTGATGATGAAAAAAAACACCACCATACAAGTTTTGATCCAAGTGCTCCTCCACCATTTAAGATTGCAGAGGTTCGTGCCGCGATTCCGAAACACTGTTGGGTTAAGAATCCATGGATTTCTCTTAGTTATCTTCTTAGAGACATTTTCATTGTCACTGCATTGGTAGCTGCTGCAATTCATTTCAATAATTGGATCTTTTGGCCAATTTATTGGATTTCTCAAGGAACTATGTTTTGGGCTCTTTTTGTTCTTGGACATGATTGGTATTcttttttttcattcattttttaatttcaataatttttttatgttaatttaactcatagatttgttttttttttggtATCTGTGTGTTTGATTTGAACAGTGGCCATGGAAGCTTTTCAAATAGTGTTAAGCTGAATAGTTTTGTGGGCCATATCTTGCATTCTTCGATTCTTGTTCCATATCATGGATGGTTTGTTCTTTTTTTTAATATGATTCTTTTTAAGATGCTTTTCTGTTCATTTTATTCTGTTTAAgattcttttttcttttttttgaatCTGATTTATTTTTGCAGGAGAATCAGCCATAGAActcatcatcaaaatcatggtCATGTTGAGAAAGATGAATCCTGGGTTCCTGTATATaactttttctttcttttcatttaCCATGAAATTTACACAATTACCGTAACAAAATTACGATGATTGTGTCTATTTCACGGTATAATCTTAATTTGTCTAAAATGGTGAAAATCTTTGTTAATTGTTTATGATATCATGTTTTTGTGTTTGTATGTTGAATGTCTCAGTTGACAGAGAAGATGTACAAGAGTTTAGACAACATGACAAAAACAATGAGATTTACTTTTCCTTTTCCAATCTTTGCATACCCTTTTTATTTGGTGAGTGATTCTCTTACAACattgtttgttttgttttgttttgttacattataattataaataataatttctaacaattttttttatttatgtAAACCACATTTCAGTGGAACAGAAGTCCTGGTAAAGAAGGTTCACATTTCAATCCATATAGCAAATTGTTCACACCAAGTGAGAGAAAAGATgtgttaacttcaacattttgTTGGGGTATCATGTTTTGTGGGCTTGTTTATTTATCCTTAATAAAGGGTCCTTTTTTTATGCTCAAAATCTATGGAGTTCCTTATTGGgtaatattattattattatttaatatttatttcacattttcTTTTATGTTTAAAATTAGTGTAAAAGatttactttttttttcttctgataTGTAGATCTTTATCATGTGGTTGGACTTTGTCACATATATGCATCACCATGGTTACTCTCAGAAACTACCTTGGTATCGTGGCAAGGtaatataaaaatattattattcAAAAAAATTTGTCTCTGTTTTCTTGGCTGTTATTCGGTGAAAGAGAATCTCTAAAAGCTAAGGAATTGGACTTTAGTTTcagatttctttttctttttaaattcctttattaaatatatatttatattattaaCCAAGATATTTTGAAGGTGAAATAATATAATTATAAGCAATTCTGTGTACATGAAAAGTATTTAGGAATTTGTTCTAAGAAAACATGTTGGATGTAAGTTTTTAAATAAGGGTCGCACATTGATATAAATAGTATAGATATTATGATGCTGATTATGGTAAtgtgaaataaataataatttgtTCTTTTATATAAAAACGGTGAATAATGATATCAGTGTCGTAATAATATTTTGATAATTGGACAGGAATGGGACTATCTAAGAGGTGGTTTAACGACCGTGGATCGTGACTATGGTTGGGTTAACAACATTCACCATGACATTGGCACACATGTTATTCATCATCTTTTTCCTCAAATTCCACATTATCATTTGATTGAAGCGGTACATTCTCTTTCTTTCACTCTTTTTGTTTTTTTACTTTCTCAATAACAAAGGAATAAAGGCCCCAAACAATAAAGAAAAAGGCCCACAATTCAACTTGCATAGTTACCTTTGAAGTGGAGTGTGACAACACAAGGACTTTGTCTTTAATGTTAGGGTTCATACACTAGACTTAACTCCACTTGCATGTTTGTTTAATTTCCATTGAAAGCAAACAAAAAAACCCTCAAAATTTGTCATTGTTGCATTTTTACCAGATTTTACAATAT containing:
- the LOC127084563 gene encoding omega-3 fatty acid desaturase, endoplasmic reticulum, which translates into the protein MVVQEPQNLLHVGNGDVLVDDEKKHHHTSFDPSAPPPFKIAEVRAAIPKHCWVKNPWISLSYLLRDIFIVTALVAAAIHFNNWIFWPIYWISQGTMFWALFVLGHDCGHGSFSNSVKLNSFVGHILHSSILVPYHGWRISHRTHHQNHGHVEKDESWVPLTEKMYKSLDNMTKTMRFTFPFPIFAYPFYLWNRSPGKEGSHFNPYSKLFTPSERKDVLTSTFCWGIMFCGLVYLSLIKGPFFMLKIYGVPYWIFIMWLDFVTYMHHHGYSQKLPWYRGKEWDYLRGGLTTVDRDYGWVNNIHHDIGTHVIHHLFPQIPHYHLIEATEAAKPVLGKYYREPEKSGAVPFHLFKYFLHSMNQDHFVSDSGDIVFYQTDPKLHNNSWTKSE